A section of the Salmo trutta chromosome 4, fSalTru1.1, whole genome shotgun sequence genome encodes:
- the usp38 gene encoding ubiquitin carboxyl-terminal hydrolase 38, which produces MDKILEALVSSSHSVPVKKAIVKKVVEAAEKEVTAEQCQALYTLTTRLIFLGEDAFQKQVGFQVLEAYARYHRADFELFFSKDFVLGLLQQGYGPLDRKDPAVVDYIHGCLRLLISCPSVLDIFSIIQTEILRMVCERPEPALCACLATMLSDFVQCIPREKAAILFCQQLVRTIGYFHCPASQEQELREYVDQVTKVSTLLQNIWKAEPVTLLPSLQEVFAIISSTDPSFDPSIALASLVQHIPLQMITVLIKSLTTDQNVKDTSMTQALCRMIDWLSWPLAHHVEMWVIALLKGLAAVQKFTILIDVTLLKIELVFNRLWYPIVRQGALVVLSHMLLSFQHSPEAFHLVVPHIVDLVQSLKRDGLPTSKAFLLHFTELVHCMMYQYSGFPDLYDDILEAIKELPGPGEEKIKLVLNQSAWTSQSNSFASGLLRLPGKSETGKTGLVNLGNTCYMNSIIQTLFSATDFRRRVLSLHLNDATANTLMKKLQLLFTFLSHTQRAAYAPRVFFEASRPPWFNAGSQQDCSEYLRFLLDRLHEEEKTIQVLMSAKPNVVSPGNGPSDDTGGETSAEDAGVSPVAPVEGKSEGNDERTLIERMFGGRLSTGIRCMTCNSVSEKEEPFTDLSLAFCPSTTSSPLQTEGPSEEPRGPCQGAVNGGSEAPEIGPSSKPVTASTTGVHFVPGSSEPPLSVPDLVDYFLAPEILDKENAYFCQKCGSLQRAERGMRVVAAPEYLILTLLRFSYDAKCHVRRKILDNVTIPPLMRLPVYAPPPKHSSSSSSPPSSPLQVDSPESSENLAKKLKPSQREEEETGLEDDNGMAGGGSDVGVWPAAQFVSYVLSSVVMHSGMSSESGHYYSYGRNLNGADGAQHHLANPLALGEESGNGQTEPIALTCSGATHPKQEVEEVCGGQPAGDWLLFNDSRVTFTSLGSVQNVTNRFPKDTAYVLIYRKQDVTGGQNSTGGVTANGMRLGSEPPLQKELMDAVTKDNKLFLQEQELNARTRALQAASASCSFRPNGPDDNEPPGSCGPSGGGGGGGFNTVNRLVF; this is translated from the exons ATGGACAAGATTCTAGAGGCGCTGGTCAGCTCCTCTCACTCAGTCCCAGTGAAGAAGGCCATCGTGAAGAAGGTAGTTGAAGCCGCAGAGAAAGAGGTCACGGCAGAGCAATGCCAGGCCCTGTACACCCTCACCACTCGCCTCATCTTCTTGGGCGAAGACGCCTTCCAGAAACAGGTGGGCTTCCAGGTGCTGGAGGCCTATGCCCGCTACCACCGTGCTGATTTTGAGCTCTTCTTCAGCAAAGACTTTGTCCTGGGCCTGTTACAGCAGGGCTACGGCCCCCTGGACCGCAAGGACCCGGCCGTGGTTGACTACATCCATGGCTGCCTGCGGCTGCTGATCAGCTGCCCCTCGGTGCTGGATATCTTCTCCATCATCCAGACAGAAATCCTAAGGATGGTGTGCGAACGGCCTGAGCCAGCCCTGTGCGCCTGTCTCGCCACCATGCTCTCAGACTTCGTACAATGCATCCCCCGGGAGAAGGCGGCCATTTTGTTCTGCCAGCAGTTGGTGAGGACCATTGGGTACTTCCACTGTCCGGCCAGCCAGGAGCAGGAGCTGAGGGAGTATGTGGACCAGGTGACCAAGGTCAGCACGTTGCTGCAGAACATCTGGAAGGCGGAGCCGGTCACACTGCTGCCATCTCTGCAGGAGGTGTTCGCTATAATCTCCTCCACTg ACCCCTCCTTCGACCCCTCCATTGCCCTAGCCAGCCTGGTCCAGCACATACCTCTCCAGATGATCACAGTTCTCATCAAGAGCCTTACCACCGACCAGAACGTCAAAGACACCAGCATGACTCAAGCACTCTGCAG GATGATTGACTGGTTGTCCTGGCCTCTAGCCCACCATGTGGAGATGTGGGTCATTGCCCTGCTGAAGGGGCTGGCTGCGGTGCAGAAGTTCACCATCCTCATAGATGTCACCCTGCTTAAGATTGAACTG GTGTTCAACCGTCTGTGGTACCCCATCGTGCGACAGGGGGCCCTAGTGGTTCTTTCCCATATGCTGCTGAGTTTCCAACACTCTCCCGAGGCCTTCCACTTG GTCGTGCCACACATAGTGGACCTGGTTCAGAGTCTAAAGAGGGACGGCCTGCCCACCAGTAAGGCTTTCCTGCTGCACTTCACAGAGCTCGTCCACTGTATGATGTACCAGTACTCTGGCTTCCCTGACCTCTACGACGACATCCTGGAGGCCATCAAG gAGCTACCTGGGCCCGGTGAGGAGAAGATCAAGCTGGTTCTGAACCAAAGTGCCTGGACGTCCCAGTCCAACTCGTTTGCCTCAGGCCTGCTGAGGCTGCCGGGCAAGTCTGAGACGGGCAAGACTGGCCTCGTCAACCTGGGAAACACCTGCTACATGAACAGTATCATACAGACACTCTTCTCAGCCACAGA TTTCAGGAGGCGTGTCTTATCGTTACATCTGAATGATGCCACTGCCAACACACTGATGAAGAAACTGCAGCTCCTCTTCACCTTCCTCTCACACACCCAG AGGGCAGCGTACGCCCCCAGAGTCTTCTTTGAGGCGTCTCGGCCCCCCTGGTTCAATGCAGGTTCCCAGCAGGACTGTTCTGAGTACCTCCGCTTCCTCCTGGACAG GTTACACGAAGAGGAGAAAACCATCCAGGTTCTCATGTCAGCCAAGCCAAATGTCGTCTCCCCTGGCAATGGACCGAGCGACGACACCGGGGGTGAAACCTCTGCGGAGGATGCCGGAGTGTCACCCGTGGCCCCTGTGGAGGGGAAGTCCGAGGGGAATGACGAGAGGACGCTGATTGAGAGGATGTTTGGAGGCAGGCTGAGCACGGGTATCCGCTGTATGACATGCAACAGCGTCTCGGAGAAAGAAGAACCTTTCACTGACCTATCCCTGGCCTTCTGtccctccaccacctccagcCCTCTTCAGACTGAGGGCCCCTCAGAGGAACCCCGGGGCCCCTGCCAGGGGGCTGTCAACGGAGGCAGTGAGGCTCCCGAAATAGGCCCTTCTTCCAAACCCGTCACGGCCTCCACCACCGGCGTCCATTTTGTTCCAGGGTCCAGCGAGCCACCGCTGTCTGTTCCTGACCTGGTGGACTACTTCCTGGCGCCAGAGATCCTGGACAAGGAGAACGCCTACTTCTGCCAGAAGTGTGGCTCGCtgcagcgggcggagcgggggatGAGGGTGGTGGCGGCGCCCGAGTACCTCATCCTCACGCTGCTGAGGTTCTCCTACGACGCCAAGTGCCACGTGCGCCGCAAAATCCTGGACAACGTCACCATCCCGCCGCTCATGAGACTGCCCGTGTACGCCCCTCCACCCAAACACTCTTCGTCCTCTTCCTCGCCACCATCCTCTCCACTCCAAGTGGACTCACCCGAGAGCAGCGAAAACCTGGCCAAGAAACTGAAGCCGtcgcagagagaggaggaggagactgggCTAGAGGATGACAACGGGATGGCAGGAGGAGGAAGTGATGTAGGGGTGTGGCCGGCGGCCCAGTTTGTTTCCTATGTCCTCAGCTCTGTAGTGATGCATTCTGGGATGTCGTCGGAGAGCGGCCATTATTACTCCTACGGCCGCAACCTCAACGGGGCTGACGGAGCCCAACACCACCTAGCCAATCCCCTCGCCCTGGGGGAGGAGTCTGGGAACGGACAGACTGAGCCCATTGCACTCACTTGCTCCGGGGCGACTCATCCCAAACAGGAAGTCGAGGAGGTGTGCGGAGGCCAGCCGGCCGGGGATTGGCTGCTGTTCAACGACAGCAGGGTGACGTTCACTTCGTTGGGGTCGGTTCAGAACGTCACCAACCGTTTCCCCAAGGACACGGCCTACGTGCTGATCTACCGGAAACAGGACGTTACCGGGGGGCAGAACAGTACCGGGGGAGTGACGGCCAACGGCATGAGACTGGGCTCTGAACCTCCGCTGCAGAAAGAACTGATGGATGCCGTCACCAAGGACAACAAGCTCTTTTTACAG GAACAGGAGCTGAACGCGCGGACCCGAGCTCTCCAGGCGGCCTCTGCCTCCTGCTCGTTCAGGCCCAATGGACCAGACGACAACGAACCCCCGGGCAGCTGTGGTCCCtcggggggaggaggaggtggggggttCAACACTGTCAACAGACTGGTCTTCTGA
- the LOC115191783 gene encoding SWI/SNF-related matrix-associated actin-dependent regulator of chromatin subfamily A member 5, which translates to MSETGNGVELREEQAVELEETGGVEEKDDASEASKEESSEAGQDAQDEDPSSSTAPAYEEKVASDRTNRFEYLLKQTEVFAHFIQPAAQKTPTSPLKMKPGRPRVKKDEKQNLLSVGDNRHRRTEQEEDEELLSESSKTTNVCTRFDESPSFVKGGTMRDYQVRGLNWLISLYENGINGILADEMGLGKTLQTISLLGYMKHYRSIPGPHMVLVPKSTLYNWMNEFKRWVPSLKAVCLIGDREQRNALIRDVLLPGEWDVCVTSYEMLIIEKAVFKKFNWRYLVIDEAHRIKNEKSKLSEIVREFKTTNRLLLTGTPLQNNLHELWALLNFLLPDVFNSSEDFDSWFDTNNCLGDQKLVERLHTVLRPFLLRRIKNEVEKSLLPKKEIKMYVGLSKMQREWYTKILMKDIDILNSAGKMDKMRLLNVLMQLRKCCNHPYLFDGAEPGPPYTTDLHLAVNSGKMAVLDKLLPKMKAQGSRVLIFSQMTRMLDILEDYCMWRNFGYCRLDGQTPHEERQISINAYNEENSPKFIFMLSTRAGGLGINLATADVVILYDSDWNPQVDLQAMDRAHRIGQKKQVRVFRFITENTVEERIVERAEMKLQLDSIVIQQGRLVDPNANKLGKDEMLSIIRHGATHVFASKESDITDDDIDEILERGEKKTMELKEKMNTMGESSLRNFTMESDNSVYTFEGEDYREKKKVVTNWIEPPKRERKANYAVDAYFREALRVSEPKAPKAPRPPKQPNVQDFQFFPPRLFELLEKEILFYRKTIGYKVPRNPELPNAAQHQKEEQAKIDEAEGLSEEELEEKENLLSQGFTIWNKRDFNQFIKANEKWGRDDIENIAREVEGKTPEEVMEYSAVFWERCNELQDIEKIMAQIERGEARIQRRISIKKALDTKIGRYKAPFHQLRISYGTNKGKNYTEEEDRFLICMLHKLGFEKESVYDELRQCIRNSPQFRFDWFLKSRTAMELQRRCNTLITLIERENMELEEREKAEKKKKGPRSQSSAQKRKGEGTPDQRGGRRKKLKL; encoded by the exons ATGTCCGAGACTGGAAACGGCGTGGAGCTGCGGGAAGAGCAAGCAGTTGAACTTGAAGAAACCGGAGGAGTGGAG GAAAAGGATGATGCGTCAGAGGCCAGCAAGGAGGAGTCTTCTGAAGCCGGACAGGATGCCCAAGATGAGGACCCTTCTTCATCTACAGCGCCAGCCTATGAGGAGAAAGTG GCATCAGACCGGACCAACAGATTTGAGTACCTACTGAAGCAGACAGAGGTGTTTGCCCATTTCATCCAACCTGCGGCCCAGAAGACCCCCACCTCCCCGCTCAAGATGAAGCCAGGGCGCCCTCGTGTCAAGAAGGACGAGAAACAGAATCTCCTCTCGGTTGGGGA TAACCGTCATCGTCGCACAGAGCAGGAAGAGGATGAAGAGCTGCTGAGCGAAAGCAGCAAGACCACCAACGTCTGCACCCGCTTCGACGAATCTCCCTCCT TTGTAAAAGGGGGTACAATGAGAGACTACCAGGTCCGTGGTCTGAACTGGCTCATCTCTCTGTACGAGAACGGAATCAACGGGATCCTTGCTGATGAAATG GGTTTGGGTAAGACCCTGCAGACCATCTCTCTGCTGGGGTACATGAAGCACTACAGGAGCATCCCCGGGCCCCACATGGTGCTGGTGCCCAAGTCCACCCTGTACAACTGGATGAACGAGTTCAAACGTTGGGTCCCCTCCCTCAAAGCAGTCTGCCTCATCGGAGACCGAGAGCAGAGG aatGCCCTGATTAGAGATGTGCTGCTGCCAGGGGAGTGGGATGTGTGTGTCACCTCTTACGAGATGCTCATCATAGAGAAGGCCGTGTTCAAGAAGTTTAACTGGAGGTACCTGGTCATCGACGAGGCCCACAGGATCAAGAACGAGAAGTCAAAG CTGTCTGAGATAGTGCGTGAATTCAAGACCACCAACCGTCTGCTGCTAACCGGCACCCCGCTGCAGAACAACCTCCACGAGCTCTGGGCCCTGCTCAACTTCCTGCTGCCAGACGTCTTCAACTCCTCAGAG GACTTTGACTCGTGGTTTGACACCAACAACTGCCTGGGGGATCAGAAGTTGGTGGAACGTCTTCACACT gtactgCGTCCTTTCCTGCTGCGTCGTATCAAAAATGAGGTGGAGAAGTCTCTGCTGCCTAAGAAAGAGATCAAGATGTACGTGGGACTGAGTAAGATGCAGAGAGAATG GTACACCAAGATTCTGATGAAGGACATAGACATCCTGAACTCTGCAGGGAAGATGGACAAGATGCGTCTGCTCAACGTCTTGATGCAGCTGAGGAAGTGCTGCAACCACCCGTACCTGTTTGACGGGGCCGAGCCCGGCCCGCCTTACACCACCGACCTGCACCTGGCCGTCAACAGCGGCAAGATGGCCGTCCTTGACAAGCTGCTGCCCAAGATGAAGGCTCAGG gcTCCCGTGTGCTGATCTTCAGCCAGATGACCAGGATGCTGGACATCTTGGAGGACTACTGCATGTGGCGCAACTTCGGCTACTGTCGCCTGGACGGACAGACGCCCCACGAGGAGAGACAG ATCTCCATCAACGCGTACAATGAGGAGAACAGCCCTAAGTTCATCTTCATGTTGAGCACCAGGGCCGGAGGGCTGGGTATTAACCTGGCCACAGCTGACGTGGTCATCCTCTACGACTCAGACTGGAACCCTCAGGTCGACCTGCAGGCCATG GACCGAGCTCACAGGATTGGTCAAAAGAAGCAGGTCCGCGTGTTCCGTTTCATCACGGAAAACACAGTAGAGGAGAGGATCGTGGAGCGGGCCGAGATGAAGCTCCAACTGGACTCCATTGTCATCCAGCAAG GAAGGCTAGTGGATCCCAACGCCAACAAGCTGGGGAAGGACGAGATGCTGTCTATCATCCGGCACGGCGCCACGCACGTCTTCGCCTCCAAGGAGAGCGACATCACCGACGATGACATCGACGAGATCCTGGAGCGAGGCGAGAAGAAG ACCATGGAGTTGAAGGAGAAGATGAACACCATGGGCGAGAGCTCCCTGAGGAACTTCACCATGGAGTCCGACAACAGTGTGTACACCTTCGAAGGAGAGGACTACAGGGAGAAGAAGAAGGTGGTCACCAACTGGATCGAGCCAcccaagagagagaggaaggccaACTACGCCGTGGATGCCTACTTCAGAGAGGCCCTGCGTGTCAGCGAGCCCAAAGCACCCAAG GCTCCTCGTCCACCTAAGCAGCCCAATGTGCAGGACTTCCAGTTCTTCCCCCCAAGGCTGTTTGAACTGCTGGAGAAAGAGATCCTATTCTACAGGAAGACTATCGGCTACAAG GTTCCTCGTAACCCAGAACTGCCCAACGCGGCTCAGCACCAGAAGGAGGAGCAGGCCAAGATTGACGAGGCCGAGGGCCTAtcagaggaggagctggaggagaaggagaaccTCCTCTCGCAG GGCTTCACCATCTGGAACAAGCGTGACTTTAACCAGTTCATCAAAGCCAATGAGAAGTGGGGGAGAGACGACATCGAGAACATCGCCAGAGAGGTGGAGGGCAAAACCCCAGAGGAAGTCATGGAATATTCCG ctgtgttctGGGAGCGCTGCAACGAGCTGCAGGACATTGAGAAGATCATGGCTCAGATCGAGAGAGGAGAGGCCCGCATCCAGAGGAGGATCAGCATCAAGAAAGCACTGGACACAAAG ATTGGTCGCTACAAGGCGCCGTTCCACCAGTTGAGGATCTCGTACGGCACCAACAAGGGGAAGAACTACACGGAGGAGGAGGACCGCTTCCTCATTTGCATGCTGCACAAGCTGGGCTTCGAAAAGGAGTCGGTCTACGACGAGCTGCGCCAGTGCATCCGTAACTCGCCCCAGTTCCGCTTCGACTGGTTCCTCAAGTCCAGGACCGCCATG gagctcCAGAGGCGATGCAACACCCTGATCACCCTGATTGAACGAGAGAACatggagctggaggagagagagaaggcagagaagaagaagaaaggacCACGGAGTCAGTCTTCT GCTCAGAAGCGTAAGGGAGAAGGGACCCCAGACCAGCGAGGAGGCCGCAGGAAAAAGCTAAAGCTGTGA